AGAGAGTATTGGAGTTGGAGAGTTCTCTGGAGAAGTTTTCACAAGATGGATCAAGTCTGTCTCATGAACTTTCCAGTCAGTTAGAAAAGTTGAAGGATCAACACAAAGAGGAAATGTCTGCATTAGAGCAAAGACACCAGGAGGAACTGGGAAAGCACAAGGGCACGCTAACCCAGCAGAATAATGCGGCTCTAGAGGAGCTcaaggaaaaacacagagttGAAGTGGAGACCCTCTTGGAAGATAAGGAACTGCAGCTCCAAGCACATGTTGAAGACATGAACCAGAAAACTTTGGAGAAACTGGATGCAAAGCAGGCAGAGCTAGAGGCGGTTTCTGCTGAACTTTCTGAGGCTTTGAAGAGTAAACGGCTTCTGGAGGAGAGGTTGGTGGCAGCAGGTGAAGATGCTCATAGTTCTGCTCGACAGGAACATGAGAAGAGGTTTCAAGATCACGTGGAAAAGCACAATATAGAGCTTGCAAATCTCAAACGGGAACACGAGCAGTCTCTTGGAGGTCTAGAGAAAAGTCTGAAAGAGGAGCTTAACGCGTTGAGGATTGTtctgagagaaaaggaaaaggaaattgaAGCTCACATCctaagagaaaaaacattacaaGAAGAATCACATTCCACTGTACAACAATTACATGCCAAGGTTAAGGAATTGGAGACGCTGCAGCAGTGTTTGTCACAATCCCAGCTGGATATTGGGAGCCTAAAGGAATCAAATGCACAGACAGGTAAGATGTTACAGGATCTTGATCAGTGTAAGACGGATTTGGAGCAACAGTTGGAAGTAGCAAGGAATGATTGTCAACTAAAAGAGAAGTCGCTTCAAGAACTACAGCACCAATTACAACAGACCAAGAAGGAGCTCTCGGAACAGGAGAAGTCATTTACTACAGAACTGAACACTCAGCAAGAAGAACAAACTCGTCTCAAGAAACAGCTGGATGATGAAAAAGCTGACCatgaaaagaagatgaaaaacacGGTAACTGAGATGGAAGCTAAGctaaaaacacaggaaacaaaaatggaaaaatttaAACACAAGGccaaagaaatgcatgaaagttatAAGAAAAAGCTTCTGCAGAATGAAGAAGCCATGAAGATAGAACTTgcaaagaaggagagagagctTCAGCAGACCGAGCAACAAGTCCAAGAAAAAATTGTAGAGATGGCCCAAAAAAGTTCCCAAGGCCTTAGCAGTGCAATGTCTGAGCTGCTGGCCAACCATAAGGAGGAAGTGGAGAAGTTACATGACACCCATAAGCATGAGATTGAGGTGCTGGAGCATCGTTGGCAGGAGAAGTTAGGACAACAGGAGGAAGAATTAACTGAGAAACACTCTCACCTACTACAAGAGAAGGCTCAGGAACTGGAGGACGTTTCTCAGCAACTCAGCAGAAGCAAAGAGGAGAACGGGAAAGTgttgtgtgaaataaatgatttaaaggAGGGCCTATCCATTCGAGAAACCACTGTGCAGAAGCTGCAAGAAGAGCTCAATGAGGCAGCGGTTAAGCTCGAAGGTTTGTCTCAGGGTGAAGCTATGCTCAAAGAGCAAATGGAGTCAGTGGAGAGGAACCTCAGCCAGGCTCTGAAGGAGAGAAACTCCCTCCAAGACAAGCTTAACACAACAAAGGAAGAGAACCGAGAGAAGTTAAAGACCATGTCGGGAAAGTTGAAGGAAATGGAGAAGCAGCGTAAAGCGCTTCAAGGTTCCAGATGTAAGGAAAGCGAGGACTTGCAGAATAAATTTGAGGAAACAGCTATTCAGCTCCAAGCCAAGGAAGCACAGTTCCAGCAGCAATTAATTCTGATCAGAAACCAAATGGAGTATTACTGTAAAGAGGTTCAGGATAAAGTGGAGTGTGGATCTAACGAGCTCTGTCAAAGAGTTGAAGGTAGGTTGAGCGAGCTGAAAGACAGACTGCTCTGCAGTCAGAAAAAAGTAGTGGATCTCAAAAACGTTATCCTCAATAAAGTAGATAGAATTTGCACTTTAGAGGAGAATCTGCGCCTGCAGACAGAGAAGAATAAAAATCTATGCATTTCATTGGAACAGATGACCGCTCAGGTAAATGCTCATATGGAGCATGTCAAAGCCTTAACACATGAGAATGAGAATCATTCTCAGTCTATCAGTGAGAAAGTTCTGAAAATTGCAGAGCTGAGTGAAGCAAACAGACTCATATCAGAAAGTATGAAAACAAATGAGTTGCATATCAGTAAATTAGAAAGCATCACCAGTGACTTAAAAAATCAGCTAGGAAGTAGCataaaggagaaagaggaagccaTAAATCAGCTGACCCAGCAGTATAAAGAGGATGCTGCTCAAATGGAGGAGACCATTAAGAGAttagagcaggagagagagtcCGCTTTAGAGCAGGCAGATGCACTCAGGAACAGTCTGTCTGAGTATGAGAAGCAGACGGAGACTAAGTTTGCCCAGAATGGCAACACCATTACCTCTCTGCAGACCAGGCTGGATGAGCTGGAGCGAGAAATCAGTGAGAAGAATGAAGCTCTGCAAAGGCTGACGGCAAGTATGGACAATCAGTCCATCAGCAAGTCTGAGATGGACCAAGCGCTGAGTGAGAAGGAGCAGAAGGTCAGCGGCCTTACCGCTGAGCTGGAGAGTTGCATCAGTCAACTCGGTGAGTTTCAGGAGCAGTTAGCCTTAAAGACAAAAGAGTGTGAACAACTCACAGCTGACCTCAAACAGCAACACAGCATCAAGGAGAATGAAAAGCGAGAGCTGGTGGAGCAGCTGCAACAGACCCAGATGCAGTGCACTCAGAACGGTAATTTGGAGCAGGAGATGGTGGAAAAGCTCCACTCCCTCGAGGAAGACCACCAAAAGTGCAAACACAAGCTTGAAAGTCAAAGGGATGAATTTGAAAGGATGAAAGACGAGATTATCAAGAGCAAAGAAGAAAGTCTGAAGAAGGCTGAAGAGGAGTTATCCGCGGAGAGCGCTCGGAAAGTAACGGAGTTGAAGAAGAAAGCTGAGCAGAAAATCGGTCAGATTAAAAAACAGCTAACCTCGCAGCTCGAGGAAAAAGAGAAGGCTATCAAGGCTCTTCAGTCTAGCCTGGAGGAAATCCAGAGCAATGAAACGTCCAGTAAACAACACACAGAAGCGTTagaggagaaaacaaaaaccctTGAGGAAGCTCTTGTCAAGCTTAAGGCAGAGCGGGAGCAACAACTTGAACAAATTCTGAATAATGAGCGGCTCGATAAAGAAAAGTCTTTAGAGGAATTAAAAAACTTCTATGAGGAGAAGCTATCCTTACTGATGAGCGATGCAGCGCAACAAAGGGAGCACAAAGAAACGGAGTCAGCGCTACGTGAAATCGAGGCAAAGCTAAAAGAAGCAGAAGAGCATAACGGAAACCTTCTCGCAGAAATAAATCGACTGAAAGAAGAAATGTGTGAGAAGGATGCTCAGCTTGACAAACAGCAAGCAATTATTAAGCAGGTTCAAAATCCTTCGGAGCTTGAGGCTGAGATGAAGGTGGAATGTAGCAGCATCCAGCAAACCAGGAGCGCGATGCAAACGGAGATGAAAAACCACTCTCCGATGCAAGAGGTGGACGGTGATTCTCTGGAGTCTCTCAAGAGCAATCTGCATCAGGTTAAGAACGAGAAAGAGAAAATCTACAAGGACTTTGCCCGGCTACAGAAAGACATTCGAGTACTGAGGAGGGAGCATGAACAGGACCTAGAATACATGAAGAAAGAGTTGTTGGAGGAGAATGAGAAAAAGCTGAAGTAAGTTTGTGTCAAGATGATAATCATCATTTGTAAATACGTGCATGTGGTGTCCATGCTGATTTATTACATTTCCTTCACTATCCCTTCTAATAGACTGGAGTTGGAAGACATGGAGATGAAGCACAATTCAGCTATCAAGCAGTTAATGAGGGAGTTCAACACACAGATGGCTTTGAAAGAGAAGGAGATTGATACAGTAGTGAAGGAGACTATTGGTGAGGCGGGAGTAAAGACATCATGAAATGAAACCGACCAGCTATACAGCTGTGTTGTAATGCATGGAAATTAAGTGATTGAGATCATGTTCTCTTGTTGTGGTAAATCATTTCAGTTCACTACAGTCTATTTCTGTTTTAGGCAACCTaataattaaaatggaaaatcaaaGTGAATATGATTCACTAAACATTAGGGTAGAAAAGCTACATGGAAACATGATGCATTCTGTAATCTTGACACTGGCTGGAACGTTTAGGGATCATTGCATTCGGAAAGTGTGTCTGAAGTGCCATGTTCCCTTGTTTCCCCTTTGGTTAAATCATGTTACATTCCAGATGGGATGGTGAGCGCGCGGTTTGGAATatgaatttgttattttttgtttttttttatgcgCTAACTCTGGCTTCTTTCCCTTTCCTCGACACAGAGAAGGCCCAGACCGTAGAAGAAGAGCTCATGAGCGGCCATCGGGAAGAAACCAGTCAGCTGAGGAAGGTGATTTGCCAGAAGGAGGATGATTTGCACAGGACTGTCAAGAAATATGAAGAGGTTTTACAGGTACTTCAAAAATATGAAGCTTGAACatgtttcctttaaaaaagatTCACTAAGGTTTACCATGGAAAGAAAAGTCACCCCACCCACCATTTGGAAGTCATCACTGCACTAGTTGGCAGCTGCCTCCCCTCAGTCCAaagcagtgattcccaaccgtttttgttttaaatgcctCCCAGCTCCGTCAGATGAACTCAAGTAccccttcatttatttatgacagGGACCTCAATATAAAATAGAAGTAAACATACATCACTTGAACTGTGATTTTAATATGCAGAGATACAGCTAAAAGCGAGTTTTCATCTCCAGTCCCCGGGCAGGTTGAACAATAATTAATTAGCATAAACATTGCATACAACAAGTATCATCAAATACTGTTCACTATGTACACAGTCACAGTGTACACATGGGCACCCTAAAAACAACTGTGTCCCTTTGACTAGTCAACAACGGTTCATAAACCAGCCATCatcttttaaatttgtttatttaaatttagctTAAACTGattgatttttatatttaactatTTCAATCATTGTCCACCACTTCAACCTGTTTTATAGTGTAGCTATCTTTTCAGCTGACTGTTCCAGCTTTGCCCTGATTACTTGCTTACTAGTTTTCACAACATTGTTTGGGTGTGATTTAATATGTggtaatatatttttaatcaaatcgTAAATTCTACTACAGCTCCCTCCTTGGGTAAACCACTGgtctaaaaaaaatcttaaaccTCAATAAACGCCTGCTGAATGATATATATTTGGAAACTGGTCAGACGATTACTTAAAAGCAAATTGTCTCCCTTACTGTCTCCAAACATAATTTAGGGGGGAGGTCTGAAATAAGGCTGTGAGTGATTAGACCCACATACTTGAGTTGTGATGCTGAAATGAAACCTAGGAAATGACTCAGCCATTGTCCTTTCTCTTCTTATATTTTCAGAGTCGAGAGGAGGAGATGGGAGGCCGAGTGTGGCAAGTTCAGAAAGAACTGGAGGAGTTGCAAGCAAAGGGCCATGACACTACTGAGGTACAAACATGTCTGACCTACTGTACCCATTCACCAGGTCAAACATCTGTGATTGATGTCTTGGGAACATGTTTCCGTTGACACTGATGTGGAAAATCATACCTTCAGCCATTAAAGTCTATTATATATGAGACCGGAGTTGTAGATTCAATTTATATAGGGATTCTGTTGAAATCATCAGCCTTCACAATGGCTGCATGAAATAACAATGGCTGGATGAAATCACCTTTTCAGCTCCCTCTCCTCTGGGAAATGGCTGTCTGACGGAAGCATTACTAGTTTTGAATGACGACCTAATCCAGACCTGTTTTTGTGTCCATACAATGAGGCCCTTTCACATATTCGTTGACAGTTCACATCCAGGTTAACAGATGTCCCAGTTGTCTgttatctttttctttgtcatgcTTCGTAATTGAAGGATTCCGCCTAAAAGCTCAGGGACAATTTGCGCATATACTTTGCTCTGATCAGTCTCTCGCTCCACTCGTGTGGCTGCTCTCCAAAGCGCCGGATGCTGTGAAGCTCGTTTGAATCACTCAGGAATGTTCCCCTCGGAAAACAGAGATTGTGAGGCAGCAGCCAGCCTCAATCCCTGTTCTCAATTATCATCACACGAGGTGATTCTAAACCTTAGATTTATATTACAGCAATACTCTCACAGGCATGATGTGCGTACTGGAAAGGGGCCAGATAGGACAAAGGTACTCCAGGGAAAAGTTTTACCCAGGTGTTGTGGTGCCATGAGACCCCTGCGCTGATTCTTTTACCTTTACACTGTGTccagatgcacacaaacacaaagaattaCACCGCTCTCTCTGCCGCATTTTCCCCTGATGAGGTAATAACTTTATGGGTGGATTGTACGTGTTCATGCTTGGGGAGGCCTTTCCTTGCTATGGGCCTCACAAACCATTTTTCATTTAGACAGTGGGTTAATTTGTCACTCCATAGACACAGAATCCAGTTTAGACTCTCTGTGCAGACTTAACTGGGCAATTCAGTCCTGAATTGTATTGtacaaaattaaaagataaGGCAGGTgtaattctatttttttaattgtcaaaaaaataccattttaaagaccaaaaccaacagtaTGTTCGTCCATCTCGCAGGCCTTTCGGACTTCCTCCACCTGTATGTGGCCCCCAAACCAAGTCACAGAAATATAtggtgtcatttaaaaataaaaataaaataaaaaggtaaatcaTTTCTTAAAACAGCTGTGAGCTGTGTGTACTCAAACTAGACTAAATAGCCAACTATTTGCAGAGGtagattaatacacatttggtgctctaacAAGTGTGTTCATGATAATGAAGGAGCGTGTCATTCAGGGCAGTTTGGCCCCTTGGTGTGTTTTAATAGTTATGGACTAATAACAACGGAGCTCTATGGCACGGAGGAATACGATATATTGGACTATATTTGGAATGGATACACAAACAATAGTTGGTATTGGGATTAATTAATTCTTGGTTTTGGTCTTCATGACCAAATCATGAGACTTGTGGACACTAAAATCATAGAATATCATCAGACTTATCCTTAAAAGGAAAGACTGGGCAGTTTACTTAATTATTAACTGActgaatgtaaatattaatattttactgttactacatatatattatgtattctATTGTAACATACGGTATCTTctattctttcttctttatttggGCACAGATGAGCATAGAAGACCTACAGGTATGTATTgtggttttactgtttttagAATCCTTATTATATCCAGCCtattagcattgtaaaacaatcATTCAGTCAAGAAAACATGCATCATTGATAGGTGCATGCTGTTTGTGCACTGCATGACTTGTTCCACCATACACCTTTGAGTTCTCACTGACATTAATGTTCTGTCCTTTTCTACCCCAGGCTCAGCTAGCAGAGAAGACGACTTTGCTGAGCGAGGCTCGGCTGAAGGAGCAGGGCTTTGCTGAGAGAGTGAGTGTTGGGCCCCTGTGCGTGCTCTTTGCGGGGACAAGTGAATAGCCAAACCCAATGCAGTGTATTCCCAGGATTCTGTGGCCTCCAGCAAGAGGAGCTACTGATCTCCTGCTGCATCAACTTAATTACACAGCACATCTGTTTACATTTGGTTTAACCCCAATAAACAATCACAGCAAcgcctcccacagtttctctcacacacatcgTCATTCTCAAAAACATCCCCCAAGGAAGATCAACAAAACGCTGTGCTAATGCATAGAATTAACCCACTGGGGTCAAATGGCTTCATTTTTCTAATTATTaatctgtgcatgcatgtgtttctcCACGGTAGATTCACTCGCTTGAGGACAAGATTAAATGTTTCCACCGAACCCCGGTTGTAACTCATCTCGGCAGCACATTCAAAGGTAATTTTAACACCATGAATCACTTAGTTCTGCTTCTTGAGCCAATTTCCTTTTAAGAGCAGCACAACAACGATGCCATGCAAAATGTTTCACACAGTGCAACATGATGGGAAAATATAGGTTACCTaactttattattgtaataggTCTTTAACACATAACGTatgattatacagtatattgtgttaACATATGAATTATTTACTGTAGTAATTGTCTTCATAGTCAAGCAGCTCTGTAGGATCTCAGAGTTACCTACCAGTAGTCTGCCTAATCTGCCAGTCCCCACATTGCTTCATTGATCAGAAATACTGTGGAACAAGAGATGCAGATTCTGAGAAGACTGTGGGTGTGTGGCCGGGTTTAACTATGCTTTTGAGGACATTTTAGCCAACTCTGCATGATTTTAGGCTCGCTGATTAAGATGGAAGCTGTGGTTATAATTAGGGTTTGGTTAAGGTTAGatgttgggttagggttagacaTATAAGCATTGTGGTTAAGGTTAAGATAAGCCTCTGGGTTCTGACTGTAAGTTAATGCCGTATTCCCAATATATaagtatattgtgtgtgtgtgtgtgtgtgtgtgtgtgtgtgtgtgtgtgtgtgtgtgtgtgtgtgtgtgtgtgtgtgtgtgtgtgtgtgtgtgtgtgtgtgtgtgtgtgtgtgtgtgtgtgtgagtgtgagagagaatcTGCTTTCAGAAGGGGGGAGGAGTGAAGAAGCCATCCTTGGATTTAATGGGTTTTGCAGATTTTGGTCTCAACTTTTCCCACACGGGACCCTGCAACACACATACTTTTACTTCTCAAATCATTTACTTCTAATACATATACTATATCTGAGCTAATGACTACTGTATTTCCTTTGGATAACAGTACTTCCACTCATTATGAATCTGTTGAGCCTACTTAAATCCCAGAGCTGTGCTGTCAGGTAGTAGGGCTGTTGATATACCGTTTCATGTGCGATGGAATGGTGAGCTCCTCTGGAGCATCATGGGGTCAGGAGGACAGGGGCCATGGGATTTATCGGTGACCTATTACTCCACTGAAGAGATCAAAGAGTTGTTTGCACATCTCTatctcttttttctgtcctctaaTCTCTCTTGGTGCATGCAAGGACATTTAGCATTGTCTGAATGATTATTCCAGATAAGCAGAAAGCAAGTGGGTGTTGTTCCATATTAAAGACCTGCTGGGGATATTTCAGGGGTAGGAGCAGTAGTCTTAAGTGTTACCAGCCCTATCCATGCTGTTACACAGTTTCCCATTCATAGTTATAGCTCTGGGCGTAGAAGTTAAAGATTCATTCTTTGTGGTATTAATGTGCTCACGCTGAGCCTCACCATTCTTTCCTGTGTTATAGTTACTGCTTAATTTGAACCCAGACCTGTGCAGAAAGTGGCTTTGTGTATGGTTGCTAACACAAACATGAGGCTCTGGCTTGTTCTGTCAGAATTCAGCTCGAGTATTTTTCAGTGAGAGGTAATGTTGTATAGTAAGTAAAGAAAAAACGTGTAATGTTTTTAGAAGTGCATCCTGatgtatatctttatttatattaagtGTTCACATATAGCACAATAACAGAGCATGAAAGATAGAGAGCTTGACTATCTTAAACAGTTATATTCttcatgaaatattttttgaatatgactgatgatgatgatgatgattactGCGGTCTTCCTCAGGTACGTATTATTGTATTGCTGACCAGGTCTCATATGATTAACTGGCTAATTCTGCTTGTTTTCACAGAGCCTGTATACAACAGCAGTGAACCTACTGAGATGGAGTACTTGAGGAAGGTGTTGTTTGAATACATGATGGGACGGGAAACAAAAGTATGCTTTTTATTTCCTTACAGTATTATATTTTAAGTGATTGTATATTTGGAATAGAAGTTACTAATAGAATAGCGTTATAAACGCGTTATTCCCACTCATGGCGGTCCGtccgcggctgcaggacctggagctcaccgccagtggttcagttggactgttaagTGTTGAGATAAATATAAGTTATTTAAAGGATTTAGAAGCAGGCTgactgctagttagctaacgctagctttcatgttacataaataagccggacagagttgtccctcatcaggcgatagaaaccctgctgttAGTTAAAACTAGTTTTGCAGCAAATGTAccgcaagaagtgttgcaaaagtcaagggcgcagactcgccgctgtgtgatgcgagagagcacgCTGCAGCTacagattcgagaggttgtaatccctgagttgtggttgtactggaaaagtgactgaagtaaaaaaaaaaattttaaatgcgagtacagatttttttctacaagctctcaaatcataatctacaagtgctcacattacTTATACAAgtccagattttttttacaagctctcaatcATATTCTATGTTATCACATGTGCTCACATGCATCTACGTGCTCTCACATTTGCACCATCTTTATCTTCATAAAATACAGAGATGCTTCTTCGGGAAATCATAAAGGTGTCTGGATGGTGTATAGAGCTGCAATTCAAACAAGATGTTTGCTGGTGCAATGATATTAGAATTCAATCCTAAAGAAAAAGTATGATTAAGCGGTTTGTTTGATTGCATCAATCTAAGGCTATTTAAATCAAAGTTCCTCTGTTTTCCATGTTGCAAATGGTTACATCGTCTTAACATGCATGTGTAAAAATGACACTGCAGCGTTTTACTTTGAAACACATTTATCGAATAAAACATGAAttgctgatttttattttaccttttaagTTTGAAAGGAGAACACTTTAAACCACTCCATTTAGCTATTAACTAATGATATCTGAGGGTGAGCGGGATACCTATTGACCTCAGCGCCACACGAAACGTGAGACCATTTAGGACGCCATATAAAAGTCATGTTGTGTCCAGTCTTCTTGGGTAAAATTTACAGTGATCTCCCTAATTAACAATGCTGTTGACATGGTCCTAAAGTCAGCGGGGATTTCCCAGCAACTCAGCAAACAGTCTTTATGGTAACATGGCAGACCGCCGCAGTGGGGACGATGTCCCCCAGGCTAAGCTAGCACATACATTGTGCATGACGCACATTTGCCTTTTAAAGACATTCTGGCTGTATAGTGTTAGTTGAGCGGTTAGGTTTCCTACTGCAGCACCGTTTCTGATTATCCCATGTGTTCATGGAGAAATACATGCACCCTTGTTGGGCTTTAATTGTCAAAGAACACGCTCGATTTGTTTGGGAggggagggttaaaaaaatatatatacttttttttttgattgcagATTGTCAAGTTTTTTCTTATCATTTATGTACATTTGCTTGCCACTCATCCACAGACGATGGCCAAAGTGATAACCTCCATGCTCAAGTTTCCTCCAGACCAAGCACAAAAGGTTTTGGACAAAGAAGACTCAAAAGCGGTTGTAAGCATCCATTGACCTGCTACTTTTTACAAGCTCATTCATTAAAGTCACCTCAGTCCTCTTGCAGTCAAAAAACATATTACAAACATGTCTTCATTAACAATTGAAtgctaaattaaaataatcgtATCCGTCCCTCCACAGCCTTGGTTACGATGAGTGGGGGAATTATTCGGGTATTTATGGATGAaaatctgctgctgctgaagggGAAGACTGCCTTGGATTTGACGAGGCCCTACtctctgcattcattttatgtgcgtgcgtgtttgtgtgttggagCACACACTTGGGTGTGCGCGtacttgtgtgcgtgtgtgtgtgtgtgtgtgtgtgtgtgtgtgtgtgtgtgtgtgtgtgtgtgtgtggcagtatGCATGATTATATGTAAAGGTATGAGGGTATTAGAAACACAAATCTTCCACAATTCTAATTTTACTCTgaaattaagtttaatttaTATGTTTAGATGACATGAAATTggttcctttttattttagaatgtgTTTATACAGATTGGCTTGTGCAATAAATTCTATCATTATCACGTATCGATGCTGACAGGTCAGGTGATTTATAGGTTTCTGTGTTGTGCTGTCGTCTGAATTACTTCCTCTGTAAAACTGTAAACGACCCTTTAACTGTGCTCTCGCTCCACATTAAGATATACTGGCCTCTGGACCTTGTTTGTTTAACACAGCTTTTCTATGCTTTATATTTTATCACTACACTGacatagagacacaaaacacaactgtaAATTGTACTATAATAATTAAGACTGTATTTTAGGGCACTCTATGACTTGCTATACATTTTCAGACTTAACTAATTAAATCTTATTTACAGAActctttttgtcacttctttatttttattatcatataGTAACGTGTTAAATCCAATATCTTATCTCATTACCTGGTTTTTCAAGGTTTAGCCAGTCTTACAGGGGATAATGAATGATAACATGAAATACAAATGTGGAAAGCAAACAGATCTGTTTTAAAGATCCTGTATGTAGGGTCAGATACTTCAGCCGGGGTAACCTATGTTTGAcctttatttcttcttcacatCAAAGCTGCAGTTTCTCATTTAACGGTAAAATTTCGGTGTGGCCAgatgattttttccccctttttttaaatatttatttctggCTGAGGACTCTTATGAAATATGCTAATTaaataaggaaataaaaacacaactggtAGACATGCAACAAGGGGTTTTCAAGTAGACATGGCTTTTGATTTATTGGGACACTATGCAAAAATTGTTAAATTActgtaatatataaaataatatttgttcCAATAAACCACTTCCATTTTGTAAAACCTTGTAATGAAATCTCTCTTCTTAGAAAAGCTTTAGATTCCTTAGAACAGTGTTCTCACATAATTTGTCTAACTGTGctgactttaaaataaattgcaatatgcctttttttttttttttttttatatttacagctAATGAGGATGTTACACTGTTCACTGTGACTGTAAAACGTTA
This portion of the Etheostoma cragini isolate CJK2018 chromosome 17, CSU_Ecrag_1.0, whole genome shotgun sequence genome encodes:
- the golga4 gene encoding golgin subfamily A member 4 isoform X1, whose translation is MLKCFTFPLFIFFLCSLSPPLSLSLSLSTLAHLSESLTATLVWTVRLDTPFSAFSHSWCCFSHCSLCSSPFPTFRPVTALTGQVLAGMIAEPAFLSEYTIFALDHSKQPKTAQVASVSTSKGPARSPRGSINGDGSASPQREETPSLAQKLQLRVPSVESLIRGGASRAESLFRSPSKENLVRSSSRDSLTPLGENESVGAPTYDPPSDIESEAEETPGSAESLSKEQLLHRLLRVERSLGNYRGKYSELVTAYRTVQREKEKTQVILSQSQDKSLRRIGELREELQMDQQAKKHLQDEFDAALEEKDQMITVLQTQVALLKKRAKGVSADAVPHEGDVPQSEDADSDSATTTQSPFKEQGAEPELTEGEGNSDPTKLMEALQKRVKRQENLLQKCKEVMRTHKERSAQLGSENETLQEQLQERLQELEKTKELHTTEKTKLITQLRDAKNLIEQLEQDKGMVIAETKRQMHETLEMKEEEVAQLRSRLQQATAQKEELQEQKEKAEKSAFEELERALGAAQRAEEARKQLQVQLEEQVKEVERASEEERKTLQQELTRVKQEVVTIMKKSSDETVAKMEKFHSDALAAKEEEISVRINKAVEQCKEEFAQLGKEREQQSSLALEDVELQKTALRTEAENKVKEIQLELEAAKTRVLELESSLEKFSQDGSSLSHELSSQLEKLKDQHKEEMSALEQRHQEELGKHKGTLTQQNNAALEELKEKHRVEVETLLEDKELQLQAHVEDMNQKTLEKLDAKQAELEAVSAELSEALKSKRLLEERLVAAGEDAHSSARQEHEKRFQDHVEKHNIELANLKREHEQSLGGLEKSLKEELNALRIVLREKEKEIEAHILREKTLQEESHSTVQQLHAKVKELETLQQCLSQSQLDIGSLKESNAQTGKMLQDLDQCKTDLEQQLEVARNDCQLKEKSLQELQHQLQQTKKELSEQEKSFTTELNTQQEEQTRLKKQLDDEKADHEKKMKNTVTEMEAKLKTQETKMEKFKHKAKEMHESYKKKLLQNEEAMKIELAKKERELQQTEQQVQEKIVEMAQKSSQGLSSAMSELLANHKEEVEKLHDTHKHEIEVLEHRWQEKLGQQEEELTEKHSHLLQEKAQELEDVSQQLSRSKEENGKVLCEINDLKEGLSIRETTVQKLQEELNEAAVKLEGLSQGEAMLKEQMESVERNLSQALKERNSLQDKLNTTKEENREKLKTMSGKLKEMEKQRKALQGSRCKESEDLQNKFEETAIQLQAKEAQFQQQLILIRNQMEYYCKEVQDKVECGSNELCQRVEGRLSELKDRLLCSQKKVVDLKNVILNKVDRICTLEENLRLQTEKNKNLCISLEQMTAQVNAHMEHVKALTHENENHSQSISEKVLKIAELSEANRLISESMKTNELHISKLESITSDLKNQLGSSIKEKEEAINQLTQQYKEDAAQMEETIKRLEQERESALEQADALRNSLSEYEKQTETKFAQNGNTITSLQTRLDELEREISEKNEALQRLTASMDNQSISKSEMDQALSEKEQKVSGLTAELESCISQLGEFQEQLALKTKECEQLTADLKQQHSIKENEKRELVEQLQQTQMQCTQNGNLEQEMVEKLHSLEEDHQKCKHKLESQRDEFERMKDEIIKSKEESLKKAEEELSAESARKVTELKKKAEQKIGQIKKQLTSQLEEKEKAIKALQSSLEEIQSNETSSKQHTEALEEKTKTLEEALVKLKAEREQQLEQILNNERLDKEKSLEELKNFYEEKLSLLMSDAAQQREHKETESALREIEAKLKEAEEHNGNLLAEINRLKEEMCEKDAQLDKQQAIIKQVQNPSELEAEMKVECSSIQQTRSAMQTEMKNHSPMQEVDGDSLESLKSNLHQVKNEKEKIYKDFARLQKDIRVLRREHEQDLEYMKKELLEENEKKLKLELEDMEMKHNSAIKQLMREFNTQMALKEKEIDTVVKETIEKAQTVEEELMSGHREETSQLRKVICQKEDDLHRTVKKYEEVLQSREEEMGGRVWQVQKELEELQAKGHDTTEMSIEDLQAQLAEKTTLLSEARLKEQGFAERIHSLEDKIKCFHRTPVVTHLGSTFKEPVYNSSEPTEMEYLRKVLFEYMMGRETKTMAKVITSMLKFPPDQAQKVLDKEDSKAVPWLR